Proteins from a single region of Desulfobacter postgatei 2ac9:
- a CDS encoding universal stress protein, with protein sequence MKTFKNILYVGEDTADQVSAVARAVSMAENNQARLTVIDVIAPVPEPHLSGTVQHHMQKLDSLVGPYRNRLTIKIDVLAGTTFLEVIRSVLRNAYDLVIKAAEDPDFIKRLFGSDDMHLLRKCPCPVWLMKLPEKTNYKCVLAAVDFDPLQFHASEQAFNTEIIDRAAALALSDTAFLHIVHAWEAFAEKAMLAHGDISIESVTAHVQKQQLIHQKELHRLGEALRNRIGADGYSKISPSFHLPKGPTKKVIPPLAAGLGADLVVMGTVARTGISGLIIGNTAEAILDQLTCSVLAIKPSGFKTPVKLDE encoded by the coding sequence ATGAAAACATTCAAGAACATTCTTTACGTGGGTGAAGATACTGCAGATCAAGTGTCGGCTGTCGCACGCGCCGTGTCCATGGCAGAAAATAATCAGGCAAGACTGACTGTCATCGATGTCATCGCTCCGGTTCCTGAACCTCACCTTTCAGGGACAGTCCAGCACCATATGCAAAAGTTGGACTCTTTAGTCGGACCTTACCGAAATCGCCTGACAATTAAAATTGATGTGTTGGCAGGAACGACTTTCCTTGAGGTAATTCGGTCGGTACTGCGTAATGCATATGATCTGGTAATCAAGGCTGCGGAAGACCCCGATTTTATAAAGAGACTGTTTGGCAGTGACGATATGCATTTGTTGCGCAAATGCCCTTGTCCGGTATGGCTGATGAAACTACCCGAAAAAACCAACTACAAATGTGTCTTGGCAGCTGTCGATTTCGACCCATTGCAATTTCACGCATCAGAACAAGCCTTCAATACTGAAATTATTGATCGGGCCGCTGCGCTTGCCCTCTCCGACACAGCCTTCCTGCATATTGTCCATGCGTGGGAAGCTTTTGCCGAAAAGGCTATGTTGGCTCATGGCGACATCTCAATTGAGAGTGTCACCGCTCATGTCCAAAAACAGCAGTTAATACACCAAAAAGAACTCCATAGACTTGGAGAAGCGTTGCGGAACCGTATCGGTGCCGACGGCTATAGTAAGATTTCTCCCAGCTTTCATCTGCCCAAGGGACCGACAAAAAAGGTTATCCCTCCTCTTGCGGCGGGGTTAGGGGCGGATCTGGTCGTCATGGGGACGGTCGCCCGTACTGGCATATCAGGGTTGATTATTGGCAATACCGCAGAGGCTATTCTCGATCAGCTTACATGTTCTGTGCTTGCCATAAAGCCTTCCGGGTTTAAGACACCAGTGAAATTGGACGAATGA